The Gemmatimonadaceae bacterium DNA segment GCAAGCCAACCTTGGAGTGCTGCTAGCGGGCGTGCTCGTAGCGCAACTCGACTCCGCTGTGCCAGATCTCGTCATCGGCTTCGTCGTCTGCGGCCTCGTCCTGCGCGGGGCTGTCCGCATTGGACGGCGCGTGCGCGCGGCCGAGATCGCCGCCGGTCCCGACGCGCTCGTGCGACCCGGATAACGACGCTTGCTGCTGATGAACGCGGTGCGGATGCAGTGGTGGGGCGGCCGCCTTGTGGAGCATGGGACGGCCTAGCGGCCGCCCCACCACTGCTTTCTATTGAAGCGTTCACAGCAGAAGCCCACGTTATGCGGAAGCTCCAGCGGGCAGGCAGCTTCCGCCGCGCCCTGCCGCAGATCAGGCGCAGGGGCGCGGGTCCAACGAACTTCTTTGGTTTGGCTGTCGTGCGTGCTCATAGCGCAGTGCGCGCCCGCTGCGACTGCGGTCCGCGTCGTCGCACGGCGCCGAATCGCGGCGCAGCCGAAAGGCTCCGCATAACGCCGCTTGCTGCCGATGGCCGCAGCTAGGGATGGCCTGGGCCGAAGCGGCCTAGCGGCCGCAGGGCCCAGGCCTCTTATTGGAGCGTCCACAGCAGAAGCACACGTTATGGCGACTACCTGACGAATAGATGAAGTTCACTCCAGCGCAGGTAGCCAAGACATGGAATCGCGTCATGGAGAGTTCGCCGAAGGAGTGGGCGAAGCTTGAGGCGCGCTCCGGCCCGTTCCAGGATGAGCTGACGGGCTTCGTGTTGGGGTTCACGTATCAGCTCAGCGATGACGCACAGGAGCTGGCGCGAGACTGCATGGTCGCGTGCTACGAGATCTACCGCGAGCACTTCCCCGTCATCCGCAAGGCGACGGATGAGCAGATCATGGCGCACTGGCAACGGTGTCGCGCACGCATCGCGGACGCGGAGGCGCTGACCGATGCGGGGGCGCCGCTGCAGCAAATGTACGGCGGCTCGCCCCAGCCCCTCCTGTTCGAGGCGGTAATCGATGGCCTCCTCCCGCCCGATCCCGATGAATTGGACGCGGAGGAGGCGTACGCGCTCGACGATGAGGAGTTCTGGGACGTGCTCGCCGTGCTCGACACCGTCATTGCCGTCCTCGATGAGTGCGCCCAGACGGCTCCTGCGCCATAACGACGCTTGCTGCCGACAGCTGCGGGTGCGGAAGCAGTTGTGGGGCGGCCGCCCTGTAGGGCATGGGACGGCCTAGCGGCCGCCCCACAACTGCGTCTTATTGGAGCAGCTGCAGCAGAAGCACACGTTATCGCGACTTGTGCCGGGGGACAGGCGATCCGCTGCATGCGCGTCGCGGGAAGTGCGTCGTGATCCGCAAGTTCGTCGCCAGTGCTTTGGGGGTCCACGCCGAACGGTTCCGCGCGCGTGTGTCCCGCCAGATGCCGCGACCTGCGGACGGAGCCTGGCGGACGACCCAGGCCGCTCGACGGGCATGGCTTACGCATCCCGCGCGGTTTGTGCGCTCCGCCGCGCGCGCCGACGACGCGCGCGATAACGACGCTTGCTGCCGACAGCTGCGGCTAGGGAAGCAGTTGTGGGGCGGCCACCCTGTAGGGCATGGGACGGCCTAGCGGCCGCCCCACAACTGCATCTTATTGAAGCAGCTGCAGCAGAAGCTCACGTTATCGCGACTCGTGCCGGGGGACAGGCGATCCGCTGCATTCGCGTCGCGGGAAGTGCGTCGTGATCCGCAAGTTCGTCGCCAGTGCTTTGGGGGTCCGCGCCGAATGGTTCTGCGTGTGAGTGTCCCGCCAGATGCCGCGACCTGCGGACGGAGCCTGGCGGATGACCCAGGCCGCTCGACGGGCATGGCTTACGCATCCCGCGCGGTTTGTGCGCTCCGCCGCGCGCGCCGACGACGCGCGCGATAACGACGCTTGCTGCCGACAGCTGCGGCTAGGGAAGCAGTTGTGGGGCGGCCACCCTGTAGGGCATGGGACGGCCTAGCGGCCGCCCCACAACTGCATCTTATTGAAGCAGCTGCAGCAGAAGCTCACGTTATCGCGACTTGTGCCGGGGGACAGGCGATCCGCAGCATTCGCGTCGCGGGAAGTGCGTCGTGATCCGCAAGTTCGTCGCCAGTGCTTTGGGGGTCCGCGCCGAATGGTTCTGCGTGTGAGTGTCCCGCCAGATGCCGCGACCTGCGGACGGAGCCTGGCGGACGACCCAGGCCGCTCGACGGGCATGGCTTACGCATCCCGCGCGGTTTGTGCGCTCCGCCGCGCGCGCCGACGACGCGCGCGATAACGACGCTTGCTGCCGACAGCTGCGGCTAGGGAAGCAGTTGTGGGGCGGCCACCCTGTAGGGCATGGGACGGCCTAGCGGCCGCCCCACAACTGCATCTTATTGAAGCAGCTGCAGCAGAAGCTCACGTTATACGGACTGGATTCAAAGGGTCGATGCAACACCTTCATTAGTACTCTCCTTGGAGGTAGTTGCGATGTTCATCCCTAGCCCACACGGCTACACCTGGCAGCAGCGCGCAGAATTGTGGGCGCGCTACCGTGCCGGTGACTCGGTCCGCGAGATTGCCCGCGACCTCGCGAAGGATCCCGGCGCGCTCCACGGCGTGATTCGCCTGCAGGGCGGCATCGCGCCGCGCTTGCGTGCGCGATCCGCGTTGGCCCTCTCGCTCGAGGAGCGCGAACTCATCTCGCGCGCACTGGCCGCGGGGCACTCCTATCGCGCGATCGGTCGCACGCTCGGCCGCGCCGCCTCGACCATCAGTCGTGAAGTGGCGCGACACGGCGGGCGCACCGCGTATCGCGCCGTGCGGGCCGACGACGTCGCATGGCAATCCGCGCGTCGGCCGAAGGCGTGCCGACTGGCGTCACGCCCGCGGCTCCGGTATCTCATTGCAGCGAAGCTGAAGCGCAACTGGTCCCCCGAGCAGATCAGCGGATGGTTGCGCACGACGTACCCTGCTACGCCGGAACTCCACGTGTCGCACGAGACGATCTATCGCTCGCTGTATGTCCAAGCGCGCGGGGTCTTGAAGAAGGAGCTGATGAAGCACCTGCGCACGCGACGCGTGGCACGGCGCGCGCGCGCGTCCACGCGCAAAGGCCAAGGGCGCGGCCGCATCGTCGATGCGATCCCGATCAGCGCGCGCCCCGCGGAGGTGGAGGACCGGGCCGTGCCGGGCCACTGGGAAGGTGACTTGCTCGCGGGCGGCGGGAACACGCATATCGCGACGCTCGTCGAACGCACGTCGCGCTTCACCATCCTCATCAAGGTCGCGAGCAAGGAACCGGCGAGCGTCGTGCCCGCACTCATCCGCCAGATTCGCCGACTCCCGACGCACGTGACGCGCTCGCTCACGTGGGACCGCGGCACCGAGCTCGCCCACCACAAGCGCTTCACCATCGCGACCGGCGTGCAAGTCTACTTCTGTGATCCCTCGAGTCCGTGGCAGCGCGGCAGCAACGAGAACACGAACGGCCTCCTCCGCCAATACTTCCGCACCGGCGCGAGCCTCGCCAACGTTACGCAGCGCGACTTGAATCGCGTCGCCGACCAGCTCAACGGACGCCCGCGCAAGACGCTCCAGTTCCAAACCCCCGCGGCCGTCTTCGACGCCGCTGTTGCATTGATTGCTTGAATTCATCGGTCCTTAGGAATCCAAGTGCGCCTCGAGCGGCTTCCGACACCCCGCTCCGCGGCTTGAGTAGGGAACCTGAGCGCGCACATCCTAAGCGCGCTCAGTGCTCCTCATACCAACTTTCTTTTGTCTCTCTCCGCGCCAGCGCTGGCCGACTCAATGACCTCATAGACGCTACCGACTCGCACGGAGGCACCTCTTGCAAACAGTCGCATGAGCCTTAGGTGATCTGGCGCTAGAACTCCACTCGGTCATTCTGGGTTTTTGGCATTAACCGCGATCACATCAAGCGCGCGGCGCCCAATGCGAATCAGGGCGACTGCTTCCCTGCGATAACTGGCGCGGCTTTGGTTCTAGGGTCGAAAGCAACGCTGAAGTGGTAGACACGGCCGGAAGCCACGGAAATCACCTGAGTCGAAGTCAAGAACGTTCCGTTTGCTTGCTCACTTCCAGCACGGACCGCGGCATCAGATCTTGTCGATGTTGCCGTCAGTGCAATGTTGTATGTTCCGCTGTCAGCCGCGGGTATGGTGATGACAAACACCTGCGCCTCGTCCTCATCTGCCTCCGGAGCCTCGTCTCCATCGATGATCCCACCCGGAATCTCGATCAGTGTCGCATCACCAGGTGCGCGTTGTCCTATTCGTCGGCCCTGCGCATCCGTGACGAGCAACACCCCACCAACTGCGGTCAGAACTAGTTGGCGGATGTCCGTGCTAGCGGGCGAGGCAGGTTGGGCGGAGAGTGCGTCGTCTGCCGCGCGCGGTACATCAGCATGCGCTTCGTGAGCCACTGTTGTGGCTTTGCCATCCTCGCGGCATCCGACGAGGAGCGATCCTGCGAGCAGAACAAAGGGAGCGACGATACGCATCGTTGAACTCCAATCAAGTGGGGTCGGGGGTCAACACTAGTTCACCACGGTCCATAGCGCTGGAACAGCCGGAGGAATCCACCCCGGCAGAGACTGATGCCCTTGAATTGCACGATAGCGGATTCCAAGGTAGAGCACCTCCGCCCCCGTCGGATAGATTACCTGAGGCGCCCACATTTCTCCGGCGTTGATTCGTGCCCACAGGGCGTACACATTGGGCGGTTGCCAATTTGCGAGAGAAGTGTGTGCTTGCCGCGCTTGGTAGTCCTTGTTGTTAAACGAGACTCGAGCGCCTGCCGCGTAGTAGGTGTTCGCAGACCAAGGAGCGAGAGTCGACGGAGCTACAGCAGGAGCGCTTCCTGAAGAAGGATCGAACGGCACTTCAAAACTGTAAGCCGTGCCCGCGACAGCAGACAGCGAGGATGCGCTGTTAAGGAAGGAGCCATCTGCTTGCTCGATTGCCGCTCGAACCGAAGCGGTCGCCAAACTGGAGGTTGCTGTGAATACTAGGCGATAGGTCCCGCCAATCGGCTCGGGAATCGAAATCACGGACACTTGCGCCTCCGCGACTTCGAACTCGTTACCTTGCGATGCTGGAGCTTCATCGTCATCAACCAAGCCGCCCGGGATTTCGTTAGTAATGGCGCCACCTCGCGTGGTCTGGCCAATTGAACGACCCTGGGGATCCGTTACTCTCAGCGTCCCTCCAACCACAGTGAGAATTAATCGCGGCTGCGCAGACGCGACGATGGCTGGCGAAGCCAAAGTGGAAGTTGGTGGTGCGCTCGAAACAGCGTAGCCGCGCAGCTGAAACGACCCGTAGGGTTCGAGAGTACCGTCGCTTAGGCTCGGTGCAGGATCAGCGATTGTGAACTCGCTGAGCGATGTGGTTTCTGTTGCATTCCGAGGAGCCCCCGTGACCACGACGAAGTGAAACCCGCCACTTGTTGCGAGCGATGGCACTCGCACGACAACTGGGTAGCCAGCGCAGACGGACGCTGCAAGCTGCGTTCGCGGATTGGTTTGTCCCAAACTGACCCATCGCAAACTGCCGCCAGAGAAGGACGGGACTGTTGACTGCCAGTACACTGCTGAACCGCTATAGCCTTCGTTCGCTATCATGAAGGTGTTCAAGGAGTCAGGCTGCACTGCGTAGCCCGCTGCCGTCAATGCCATCGCTAGAGACGTAAGGGCGCACCCTTTCCGCGCAATTGTTGAATTTGTGTTGTCGTACGTGAGGCTTCCCCAAAGCGGATTGCCCTGCGTGTATGGAGTCACAGTGGCCTCGCATCGATCTTCGGCGGGCGGAGTCCCGATGGACACTGAGTACGCCACGTAGTCGAGGGGTGCCGGCACCAAGACGATTCGGTCGAACGGGCCGGCCACGGTCTTCGTATCGGGCAGATTCACTCCTCCCTGACCAGAGAAGGCAAAGTCTTGACGAGAGACTTCCACTTCTCCGAGATAGGCGACGACTTGGTTGCCAGCCAACGATGGATCTTCAACAGTCACCGTGGCTGTTGAGACTGTGTCGGAAAAGGAAATCGTGATTTCTTCCGAGATTCCCGTGCCTTCCTGACTCTGAAAGTCACCGAATGGATCGCCGGGCGCGAAGGGGCTGATAGTCCACTGTGTGTTGCCACAGGTACCGGCTTCTGTAATCAGCCTGCAACCGGACGCATCATCTTCACTGTTGGCACGCATCGTTGTTGCTGTCGACCACGGGGCGACCAGGGACGAAATCTTCGCCCTAGTGTGCATTCGCAGCTCGAAGCGTCCACCGATAGCACGCTCAACATTGGATTCGAGCCAAATGCTGAGAACCTCGTCGTACCCTGTCAACTCATGTACTACAGGCACGAGGGTCAACTGGCTCAGCCTGATTCTCTCAACGCTTCCTTCCGCTACAACTCGCAAGAATGCGTCCCGGCCTGCAGCTGAGAGCACGCTGTCGTCAGACACGACCTGAAGGCGAATGAGTTGCCCGGGCTTCCCAACCAATCGCACTTGCGCGAGGCGAAGAAGCCTTCCGGCGGAATCTGGCTTGGGGATGGCGCCGGCAAGAGGTGCCGGAGACGCAACCAACTCACATCCGGATCGGCAGTCGACGATACCTAGGTCATCCAAATACTCGACTGGTGCTGGCGGAGCGTCAGCGCACGCTGCCATCAGGGCACACGTAGCAACCAAGGTGGTGCGTCGAAGCGAATAGGGCGTCTGATGCATGAGTACCTCCTGTGAGGTGCAATTCTGGTGCGGGGTCATTGTTGTGGCAAGTCGCCGTTGCCGACTAAGCCTAGAAGCCGGGAGCGGGCGGACTTCCCGGAGAACCGCACAATCGGCCTGGTCTACGTGGCGGCTATCCGAACGGCAATCTGCCAGTGTTCGGGTACTGTCGCGGTGGGCGACGCCACCAGCCTCGCGGAGGTGCTGGGCATACCTCGTGTGCGCCGTATAACGACGCTTGCTGCCGACAAGCGCGGCTAGTGTAGCGGTTGTGGGGCCACCGCTCCACTTTTATGGAAGGACTGCGGCGGCCCCACAACCGCATTTTTCTGTGAAGCGGCGGCCCGCGTCAAGCCCCAGGTGCGTTGACGCTGTTGCAGTTCTCCGTTGTGCCTGCGCTGCTCGAGGTGCTGCTCATCCTTCTGTTCGCGCTCGCTCGTGAGGCCCGAGGCCTCGGCGCATTGGGGTCTGCGAAGGAATGGTGGCGCCAACTATGGGGCGGCTCTCACCTGCGGCCATAAAATGCGTCGCGCTCACCACTCCCGATTCAGTCATCTCGATCCCACGCAGGTCCTGCCCTTACCCAGCGATCATGCGGCGGACGCCGGCACGGGCTGCGGCGTCCGCAGGTGGCCCGCGTCGTACGCCCGCTGGTCCCGCCACATCGCATAGAGGATGCCCGCGAGCCGCCGCGCCAGCGCGACCGCCGCGATCTTCGTGCCGCGGCGATGCAGGATGCGCTGCGCCCACGCCCGCAACACCGCGGTGTCGCTTGACTTGGAGCGGAGGATGCGCCACGCCGCCTCGACCAGGAGATAGCGCGCGCGCCGGTTGCCCGCCTTCGTGATGTGGCCGAGTCGCCGCTTCTCGCCCGAGCTCCGCTCCCCGGGCACCAACCCGAGGAAGGCCTCGAACTGGTGCGCCGACGGGAACCGGCCGATGTCATCCGCGATCGCGACGATGCCGCTGGACGTCACCGGCCCGACGGCGGGGGCCGTCTGCAGCAGCGCGACGATCGGGTCCGTCCGCCCGAGCGCCGCGATGCGCGCGTCGGCGGCCGCGATCTGCACGTTCAGCGGGGCGAGCACCGCGATCAAGGGCGCCAGCTCGGCCGCCAGCACCGGCGAGAGCGGGAGCGCGGTGAGTCGTTCGACAAACCACGCGGCCGTGCTGTTCGGCACGCGCAGGCCGTCGCGGCGCACGAGGGCCTTGGCGAGCGCGATGCATCGCGTGCGTGTGCGGACCAAGGCCTCGCGCACCGCCAACTCGGCGCGCACATGCCGCCGCGCCGCCGAGACGCGGTGCGCCGGACGATAGGCGCCGAGCCGGAGCGCGTCAGCCAGGGTCCGCGCATCGCGCTTGTCCGTCTTCACCCGCCGGCTGCGCGTGGCGTACATCGGCGCGAAGTTCGGGTCGGCGACGACCACCTCGTGGCCCAGCGCCTCCAGGTGACACGCGACCCACTCGCTCTCGGTCGACGCCTCGACGAGGATCCGCGCGGGCGGACGCGCGCCCAGCACCGCGGTGAAGCGGTCACGGCTCGTGACGATGCGTCGTTCGGTGACGCCGCCCTGCCCGTCGAGGATGCAGAGCTGGCTCTCGCGCTTGTGGAGATCGATGCCTATCATATCCATGGCGGCTGGCCTCCGCAGTGTGCCCCGTCGCGAGACGGTGAGCACGGTAGATGGTATGGGGCAGAACCTTGCACCCGTGGATGGGCGGAGGTCCAGCCGCCGCTTCATACCAACTATGGAAGCGCTTGCAGCAGAAGCAAACGTTATCGGGACCATCCCAACATCCGTGTAAAGCATGCGCCTCTACGACAAGGATGGGCACGAGATTACAGACTGGCGCAAATGGACGCGGCCCAAGGAAGACTATCAATGGAAGGCGGGTCGCAGCGCGATGGAGCTTGCACGCTCTTGGTTCACTGCTCCGCAGCCCGTGCTCCCGGCCGAGGTTCGCGAGCTCCTCGACTCGCACCCCGACACTCGCGATGCGGAGTTCGTGAAGGGATGGCCCGAGCTTGTGACCAAGCTTCCGTTCCC contains these protein-coding regions:
- a CDS encoding IS30 family transposase; this encodes MFIPSPHGYTWQQRAELWARYRAGDSVREIARDLAKDPGALHGVIRLQGGIAPRLRARSALALSLEERELISRALAAGHSYRAIGRTLGRAASTISREVARHGGRTAYRAVRADDVAWQSARRPKACRLASRPRLRYLIAAKLKRNWSPEQISGWLRTTYPATPELHVSHETIYRSLYVQARGVLKKELMKHLRTRRVARRARASTRKGQGRGRIVDAIPISARPAEVEDRAVPGHWEGDLLAGGGNTHIATLVERTSRFTILIKVASKEPASVVPALIRQIRRLPTHVTRSLTWDRGTELAHHKRFTIATGVQVYFCDPSSPWQRGSNENTNGLLRQYFRTGASLANVTQRDLNRVADQLNGRPRKTLQFQTPAAVFDAAVALIA
- a CDS encoding NUDIX hydrolase, translated to MRIVAPFVLLAGSLLVGCREDGKATTVAHEAHADVPRAADDALSAQPASPASTDIRQLVLTAVGGVLLVTDAQGRRIGQRAPGDATLIEIPGGIIDGDEAPEADEDEAQVFVITIPAADSGTYNIALTATSTRSDAAVRAGSEQANGTFLTSTQVISVASGRVYHFSVAFDPRTKAAPVIAGKQSP
- a CDS encoding C39 family peptidase is translated as MSDDSVLSAAGRDAFLRVVAEGSVERIRLSQLTLVPVVHELTGYDEVLSIWLESNVERAIGGRFELRMHTRAKISSLVAPWSTATTMRANSEDDASGCRLITEAGTCGNTQWTISPFAPGDPFGDFQSQEGTGISEEITISFSDTVSTATVTVEDPSLAGNQVVAYLGEVEVSRQDFAFSGQGGVNLPDTKTVAGPFDRIVLVPAPLDYVAYSVSIGTPPAEDRCEATVTPYTQGNPLWGSLTYDNTNSTIARKGCALTSLAMALTAAGYAVQPDSLNTFMIANEGYSGSAVYWQSTVPSFSGGSLRWVSLGQTNPRTQLAASVCAGYPVVVRVPSLATSGGFHFVVVTGAPRNATETTSLSEFTIADPAPSLSDGTLEPYGSFQLRGYAVSSAPPTSTLASPAIVASAQPRLILTVVGGTLRVTDPQGRSIGQTTRGGAITNEIPGGLVDDDEAPASQGNEFEVAEAQVSVISIPEPIGGTYRLVFTATSSLATASVRAAIEQADGSFLNSASSLSAVAGTAYSFEVPFDPSSGSAPAVAPSTLAPWSANTYYAAGARVSFNNKDYQARQAHTSLANWQPPNVYALWARINAGEMWAPQVIYPTGAEVLYLGIRYRAIQGHQSLPGWIPPAVPALWTVVN
- a CDS encoding IS110 family transposase, whose product is MIGIDLHKRESQLCILDGQGGVTERRIVTSRDRFTAVLGARPPARILVEASTESEWVACHLEALGHEVVVADPNFAPMYATRSRRVKTDKRDARTLADALRLGAYRPAHRVSAARRHVRAELAVREALVRTRTRCIALAKALVRRDGLRVPNSTAAWFVERLTALPLSPVLAAELAPLIAVLAPLNVQIAAADARIAALGRTDPIVALLQTAPAVGPVTSSGIVAIADDIGRFPSAHQFEAFLGLVPGERSSGEKRRLGHITKAGNRRARYLLVEAAWRILRSKSSDTAVLRAWAQRILHRRGTKIAAVALARRLAGILYAMWRDQRAYDAGHLRTPQPVPASAA